The Rhizobium leguminosarum region TCTTGCCGGTAAAGCGGACAGATGGCGTGTAGTCTTTGTCGTGCCCGCAATAGTCGACGATCGGGTACGGGATGGGAACAACCGAGGAGCCGACCGGCGTCAGGCAAACATCCGGAGACAGCGAGACGATCTTTGCCTCGTCAAGATCACGCAAACCTTCGCGCGGCTGCTTCGTCGTCCAGGGCGCCGGGTATTCGGGCTCGCCGACATAGTTGTCGCGCGGGATGCTCATGCAGCGACCTCACCGGCATCAGCATTAACTGCCGCTTTGACTTGGACCCGCGTCAACGTCAGCGATGTTTCGCCTGCCTCCTGAAGGGGAAAGCGGGCCCGCCAAGTCAGCATCACGCGACTATCGTCCCGCCAGTCGAAATGCACGCCGTCCAGCGAGAGCAGATACCACTCATCGCGCTCATGACCGGCACATCGGACCCCCAGCGTGATTCCCGGCAGTCGCCCTGCGGCTAGGGCGAAGCTAGGGTGCAGATGATCCAGCTGGTAGTCTTCATCCCCGATCAGATGCGGCATAACAACGAGCTCCGGATGAGCGCATTGCCAGAAGCGTGCGTCGAAATCCCTGGGCAGTAGCGGGTGGCGCTCGCTGAGCCAGACATCGTCATAGGTACCGGCATGTTGCTGGCGGAACCGCCACCAGGGCGATACGAGACCCAGTCCCTGCGGCTCGACCGGCTCTCGCCAGTTCAGCACCTCGCCGGGCGAGGTGATTTGCGGTGCGGCGACGGACGCGTGATCCCACGGCATGTCGAGATTGACGATGCCGCAACCGAGCGGATTGCGCGCTTCGACATCGGCGGGCGTTTCGGTTTCCGGGTCGCCGGTACCGGGAATTTGACCGCCATAAGCCTTGCTCCAGCAAATCGGCACCGAAGATGCCGGCTCGGCTTCGGTAAGTTGCCAATCCGTCAGCACCCGCTTTGCTTCCTTGGCCGAAAAGCCGGCCCATTTTTCCTTGACGACGGAGCGCCAGAAGCGCGCGCCATGGACTTCAAGCTTTTTAGAAAGCTGCCCGACTTGCAGGCCGATCTGCCATGACGGTGCTGGAGTACTGTCCGGTGCATAGGCATTGCCGAGGAAAGTGATGTCGGTTCCGACCTTCTCTGGCGTGAGATCGGTCTGACGCAGGAGAGGGCTGGCATGGGGATCGCCGTCATAGGCGTCCTCCCACAGGAAATCTTCCTGTTTCGAGGCGATGGCAAGCGAATCCCCCTGGCGGTGAACGAAGGTGCCGCGAACCGAGACCACACAATCCAAATCCCCGTTCGCATCGAATTGTCGGAAGGCCATGGCCGGAAAGGGAAGCCGGTTGATCAGTTCCAAGCGAACCTCCTCAGTTCAGATCGATCGGCTTGCCGCGCATCTGGAAGTGTTCGGTAGCAACGAAGTTGAACGTCTTGCCGAGGATGATCACTTCGCCATTGGCTTTCATGATGAATTTGGAATCGCCGCACTCGATGACGAATTCCTCGCCGACGGCGATCTTCTTGAATTTGCCGACGCTCTCCAGCGATGTCTGGCCGACATTGGTCACTTTGCTCACGCCGATCTGCTCGGCGCGAGCAATGCCGATCGTGTCGGATTTGAAAGAGCCGACGATGGTGTTCATGATGCCGGGCAGAGGAAACAGGCCGGAGGCGGCATCGCCCACGCCGGCTCCTGAACCGGCAAGTGCCGTCCCGGCATCGGCGCGCGGGCTTGGTCCCGAGACGACCCCCTCGCGGCTGCCAAGACCACCGGCGCCTAGGAAACCGAGCGCCGACGACGCAAGCGTGCCGGCAAAGGCCGCAAGCCCCGGCCCACCGCCGCCTGCAATTTGCCCGGCCTGCGCCAACAGCCCCGCCGTATGTCCGGAAAGACCGCTGACCGCCCCCATCAGCGCCATCGCCATCGGCCCCGTGCCACCGACGACGGTGTTCATCGAGCCGCCGACTTCATGTTTCTGGTTGCCGCCGACTTCGACCGTCCGATTGGCGCCGATCGCCGAAACTTCGTGCCGATCGATGCGCTTGGTGCGGTCATTCAGCACGCGCGTCGTCTGGTCCTTCTGCGCATGGAAGAACATGTTCTCGCTACCGGCCTCGTCCTCGAACGTCATTTCGTTGAAGCCGGTGCCTTTATGCGTGTTTGAGCGCATGACCATGCGTGTCTTGTTGGCCGGCAGGTCGTAAGGAACCGCGTTGCTGGGATTGGGGACCACGCCGGTCACCAGCGGCCGGTCGGGGTCGCCGTCGACGAAGGCGACCATCACCTCCATGCCGATGCGCGGAATGACCTGGGCACCCCAGGTGCCGCCGCCCCATACCTGGCTGACGCGCACCCAGCAGGTGTCGGAGCCGTCCTTCTTGGCCTTGCGGTCCCAGGGGAACCACAGCTTGATGCGGCCGTACTGGTCGGGGTGGATCTCCTCGCCGGACGGGCCGGCGACGATTGCCACCTGGGTGCCCTCGATCCGCGGCCGCTTCGTCTCGCGATGCGGCGTCATCGCCACCCGCGACGGCACCGCCTCGAATGTGTTCGTGTATTCCGGCTCGTTGCTGTTCGTCTCGTAGGAACGGTCGACGACGGTATGCACCGCCTTGACCACCACATGCTCCTCATAGGCATGGTCGGGATGGGCAACTTCATAGGGGGTGAAGCGACGCCCCGCCTCCAGGATGCGGGATGTGGAGCCGCCGAAGACCCGGTCGTGATCGGCTTCGGAGGCCTGCATCCTGAGTTTTTCCGCCCGCTCCGCCTCGGCGACGGAAGAAATGCGCGCCGGATATTCGTAGAGCTCGCGCTTGGTCGCCTCCGGCATCTGCACCAGCGACGGCGTCATGGTGCCGGGCACCATGCGCGGCGTTTCGAAATTCCAGTCGGCGGCGGCGGTGGCTTGATCACGCCCGAGGTATCGGGCGCCGGGATGCCGTGCTCGGAAAACAGCGTCTCGACGATATCGACCGAGGTCTTGTCCATCCAGATGCGGCAGTCGGAACGGCGCGACAGCAGCCACATCTGCGGCCTGAGCACCATGGAATAAGACCGCAGGCCGCGGGTGATGGGCGGTCCTTCGTTGAGTTCGGTCACCAGCCCGTTGAACGGCCGACGCACACCGCCGCCATCCTCGCCCTGCTGCACCTCGACGGAACCGCGGTTAGTATGCCCCCCGTCAGTTGGAGGGATAGTGGAAATTCTGATGTCGCTCACGTCGACTGCCTGCCGCCGCTTCGACCAGCGCCTCTTCGGCTTGCCTCCTGTTTTGGGCGCACCGCCGCAAATGCCGCAATGGCTGGCGCCGACGCCGCTGCGGCCATGATTGACGGATTTCGAGCCGCGGTCGTCGCGGCCCTCCTCGTCAGAACCCTGGGTGGCCAAGCGTTCGGACGCACCTCGCACTTCCGCCACCGATCACTTCGCTTGCCACATCCGCTCGGGCTTCGATAACCCCAAGCACTCATCAAGCGGCATGAGCAGTCAGCGGTCTGGGCCTCATGAACAATCTGCGAGAATGTGCTGCAGGCATTAGCGCCGCTTCAC contains the following coding sequences:
- a CDS encoding DUF2169 family type VI secretion system accessory protein, whose translation is MELINRLPFPAMAFRQFDANGDLDCVVSVRGTFVHRQGDSLAIASKQEDFLWEDAYDGDPHASPLLRQTDLTPEKVGTDITFLGNAYAPDSTPAPSWQIGLQVGQLSKKLEVHGARFWRSVVKEKWAGFSAKEAKRVLTDWQLTEAEPASSVPICWSKAYGGQIPGTGDPETETPADVEARNPLGCGIVNLDMPWDHASVAAPQITSPGEVLNWREPVEPQGLGLVSPWWRFRQQHAGTYDDVWLSERHPLLPRDFDARFWQCAHPELVVMPHLIGDEDYQLDHLHPSFALAAGRLPGITLGVRCAGHERDEWYLLSLDGVHFDWRDDSRVMLTWRARFPLQEAGETSLTLTRVQVKAAVNADAGEVAA